Proteins found in one Lycium ferocissimum isolate CSIRO_LF1 chromosome 6, AGI_CSIRO_Lferr_CH_V1, whole genome shotgun sequence genomic segment:
- the LOC132060529 gene encoding uncharacterized protein LOC132060529, which translates to MAEEWRPLKRQKEIPLTPEEEEEKEEREMFMNMITKGQEEIPLTPEEEEAEKKKKERRTYLEMKKKAIDNPLSDVPFFPFGPGCGVMPDFGQKFECKYDILQKRPLTEEEERRFTYGMKVNLPSFPPLPWDKRQTVPLTPDLVLQFEQQRQQCSSISSTSTVMSREEKRKQLAAQGRCLDGSYLTPYCKCDKQCCGFQPPYPPEFAPVWLAYKRQIRQSHCFDIDDHPRSPFGAAVGPLAPYHDFNGKAELLMELANRAIQEYNEKECNVTKYNVLKIEKVNHSVTSYYQYWMTVKVLNLTLGTSTETFQIHAGKSILNDDDKVIYCCRPKEEAIVGLPSCEFCFGLLPERDVTGGKEETIAERAR; encoded by the exons ATGGCCGAAGAATGGAGACCGCTGAAGAGGCAAAAAGAAATTCCTTTAACAccggaggaggaggaggagaaggaggagagGGAGAtgtttatgaatatgataacaAAGGGGCAAGAAGAGATTCCTTTGACACCGGAGGAGGAGGAGgcggagaagaagaagaaggagaggagAACATACTTAGAGATGAAGAAAAAAGCAATTGATAATCCATTATCTGATGTTCCTTTTTTCCCATTTGGACCAGGATGTGGTGTGATGCCTGACTTCGGGCAGAAGTTTGAATGCAAGTATGATATATTACAAAAGAGGCCTTTAACAGAGGAAGAGGAACGTCGATTCACATATGGGATGAAAGTAAACCTTCCATCTTTCCCACCTTTACCATGGGATAAGAGGCAAACAGTTCCTCTCACCCCTGACCTCGTTCTACAGTTcgaacaacaacgacaacaatgtAGTAGTATTAGTAGTACCAGTACTGTGATGTCAAGGGAGGAGAAGCGAAAACAACTTGCAGCACAAGGAAGATGTCTCGATGGGTCGTATCTAACCCCATATTGCAAGTGTGACAAACAATGCTGTGGATTCCAACCACCATATCCCCCAGAGTTTGCCCCAGTTTGGCTTGCATATAAACGTCAGATTCGTCAATCCCAT TGTTTTGACATTGACGACCATCCCCGTTCGCCTTTTGGTGCTGCAGTAGGACCATTAGCAccatatcatgatttcaatgGCAAGGCTGAGTTACTGATGGAACTGGCTAACCGTGCTATCCAAGAATATAATGAGAAAGAGTGCAAT GTTACCAAATACAATGTTTTGAAGATTGAGAAAGTGAATCATTCGGTGACTTCATACTATCAATATTGGATGACCGTAAAAGTGTTAAATCTAACTCTTGGTACTTCTACTGAGACTTTTCAAATCCATGCTGGTAAAAGTATCctcaatgatgatgataaagTTATCTATTGTTGCCGGCCTAAAGAAGAG